Proteins co-encoded in one Lysobacter solisilvae genomic window:
- a CDS encoding RNA polymerase sigma factor: MTSPRPPADPHVQGAIDAVWRMESAKVIGRLARMLRDVGLAEELAQDALVSALEQWPLSGVPDNPGAWLMTTARNRAIDRLRRRQLQQRKHEELGHEIELQQAHDEDALLDALDDPIGDDLLRLVFTACHPVLSMEARVALTLRLLGGLTTEEIARAFLVPEPTIAQRIVRAKRTLAQAQVPFEVPRGEELVARLEAVLAVLYLIFNEGYSATAGEHWLRPALCEDALRLGRIVAELMPAQAEVHGLVALMEIQASRAGARTGPTGEPILLMDEDRGRWDRLLINRGLAALERARALGGASGPYELQAAIAACHARALTPQETDWARIVGLYGELGRLTGSPIVELNRAVALAMLFGPQAGLTLVDALAGEPALQRYHLLPSVRGDLLQKLGRLDEARGEFERAAQLTRNAREATLLRERAARCTPTGG, encoded by the coding sequence ATGACGAGCCCCCGTCCTCCCGCCGATCCGCATGTGCAGGGCGCGATCGACGCGGTATGGCGCATGGAGTCGGCCAAGGTGATCGGCCGGCTCGCACGCATGCTGCGCGACGTGGGCCTGGCCGAGGAGCTGGCCCAGGACGCGCTGGTGAGCGCGCTGGAGCAGTGGCCGCTATCCGGCGTCCCCGACAACCCCGGCGCGTGGCTGATGACCACGGCGCGCAACCGCGCCATCGACCGGTTGCGCCGTCGCCAGCTGCAGCAGCGCAAGCACGAGGAACTGGGTCACGAGATCGAGCTGCAGCAGGCGCACGACGAGGACGCGCTGCTGGATGCGCTCGACGATCCGATCGGCGACGACCTGCTGCGCCTGGTCTTCACCGCCTGCCATCCGGTGCTGTCGATGGAGGCGCGCGTGGCGCTGACGCTGCGCCTGCTGGGCGGCCTGACCACCGAGGAGATCGCGCGCGCCTTCCTGGTCCCGGAGCCGACCATCGCCCAGCGCATCGTGCGCGCCAAGCGCACGCTCGCGCAGGCGCAGGTGCCCTTCGAGGTGCCGCGCGGCGAGGAACTGGTCGCGCGCCTGGAAGCGGTGCTGGCGGTGCTGTACCTGATCTTCAACGAAGGCTACTCGGCCACCGCCGGCGAGCACTGGCTGCGCCCGGCGCTATGCGAGGACGCGCTGCGGCTGGGCCGCATCGTCGCCGAACTGATGCCCGCGCAGGCCGAAGTCCACGGCCTGGTCGCCCTGATGGAAATCCAGGCCTCGCGTGCCGGCGCCCGCACCGGGCCGACGGGCGAACCGATCCTGCTGATGGACGAGGACCGCGGCCGCTGGGACCGCCTGCTGATCAACCGCGGCCTGGCGGCGCTCGAACGCGCACGCGCGCTGGGCGGCGCGTCCGGCCCGTATGAGCTGCAGGCGGCCATCGCCGCCTGCCATGCGCGCGCACTCACGCCACAGGAGACCGACTGGGCGCGGATCGTCGGCCTGTACGGCGAACTGGGCCGGCTCACCGGTTCGCCGATCGTCGAGCTCAACCGGGCGGTCGCGCTGGCCATGCTGTTCGGACCGCAGGCCGGCCTGACCCTGGTCGATGCGCTCGCCGGTGAACCGGCACTGCAGCGCTACCACCTGCTACCCAGTGTCCGCGGCGACCTGCTGCAGAAACTGGGCCGGCTCGACGAGGCCCGCGGCGAGTTCGAACGCGCCGCACAGCTCACGCGCAATGCGCGCGAGGCCACGCTGCTGCGCGAACGCGCCGCCCGTTGCACGCCCACGGGCGGCTGA
- a CDS encoding sensor domain-containing diguanylate cyclase — protein sequence MTVDGRPKGAANDRLLGVIQTQTDVARLGLDLGSVMTLVVERAQALTHANGSVIELADGDEMVYRAASGVAERHLGMRLNRSGSLSGRCILEGRSLVCEDSETDPRVDREACRRVGLRSMIVMPLRHHDQVVGVLKVLAPAPRAFDETDVQVLELMSGLVAAAMFHATRLESHELLHRATHDPLTGLPNRALFFDRLRHCMALAQRQRQRLAVLSVDMDGLKPINDCHGHRCGDAALCELARRLREATRTDDLVARLGGDEFAVLLVRIPDREALTTHVARVGERVCGPFEFRQATIAVEASVGMALYPDDSDALDTLLDMADAGMYARKRERRPAVS from the coding sequence ATGACCGTCGACGGCCGCCCCAAGGGCGCAGCCAATGACCGCCTGCTGGGCGTCATCCAGACCCAGACCGACGTGGCGCGTCTGGGCCTGGATCTGGGCTCCGTGATGACGCTCGTCGTCGAACGCGCGCAGGCGCTGACGCATGCCAATGGCAGCGTGATCGAACTGGCCGACGGCGACGAAATGGTCTATCGCGCGGCCAGTGGCGTGGCCGAACGCCATCTGGGGATGCGCCTGAATCGTTCAGGAAGCCTGTCGGGGCGCTGCATCCTGGAGGGGCGGTCGCTGGTCTGCGAGGACTCCGAAACCGATCCTCGCGTCGACCGCGAGGCCTGCCGCCGGGTTGGACTGCGCTCGATGATCGTCATGCCGTTGCGGCACCACGACCAGGTGGTTGGCGTGCTGAAGGTGCTCGCGCCGGCACCGCGCGCGTTCGACGAGACCGACGTCCAGGTGCTGGAGCTGATGTCGGGCCTGGTCGCCGCGGCGATGTTCCATGCCACGCGCCTCGAGTCGCACGAACTCCTGCATCGCGCCACCCACGACCCGCTGACCGGGCTGCCCAACCGCGCGCTGTTCTTCGACCGGCTGCGCCACTGCATGGCGCTGGCGCAACGCCAGCGGCAACGGCTGGCGGTGCTCAGCGTCGACATGGACGGACTCAAGCCGATCAACGACTGCCATGGCCATCGCTGCGGCGATGCCGCGCTGTGCGAACTGGCGCGGCGATTGCGGGAAGCGACGCGGACGGACGACCTGGTCGCGCGCCTGGGTGGTGACGAATTCGCCGTGCTGCTGGTCCGGATCCCGGACCGCGAGGCCCTGACCACGCATGTGGCTCGCGTCGGCGAGCGCGTGTGTGGACCCTTCGAGTTCCGACAGGCCACGATCGCGGTGGAGGCCAGCGTCGGCATGGCGCTGTATCCGGATGACAGCGATGCGCTCGATACCCTGCTCGACATGGCCGATGCGGGGATGTACGCACGCAAACGCGAACGCCGGCCGGCGGTGAGCTGA
- a CDS encoding DEAD/DEAH box helicase — MSFESLGLAPALLRALAESNYNTPTPIQAEAIPLAMAGHDVLGGAQTGTGKTAAFGLPLLNRLSKATPPNGPRKPRALILAPTRELAMQVCDSLRGFSRHLRLSITAIYGGAGMQPQIDQFRRGVDVLVACPGRLIDHLERGTVKLDGVEILVLDEADRMLDMGFLPAIKRVLGKLPAQRQTLLFSATFEAQIKSLALEFMRDPRQVQIASQNAIADTIVHRAHPVDASRKRELLTQILASRHTEQVLVFGKTKHGCNRLAEQLEASGLQAVAIHGNKSQAQRQKALSQFKAGKARVLVATDVAARGLDITNLPLVINYDLPMVAEDYVHRIGRTGRNGAQGEALSLVSPDEAALLRQIQRLLKAEVKLDVVAGFEPSRPLQIETAKMPPRGGQPSRGHRPHGKPAPRHAHAGPKQHRGGQSAKPGARRDQRA, encoded by the coding sequence ATGTCCTTTGAATCGCTCGGGCTTGCGCCCGCGTTGCTGCGCGCGCTTGCCGAAAGCAACTACAACACCCCCACGCCGATCCAGGCCGAAGCCATTCCGCTGGCCATGGCCGGGCACGACGTGCTCGGCGGCGCCCAGACCGGTACCGGCAAGACCGCCGCGTTCGGCCTGCCGCTGCTCAACCGCCTGTCCAAGGCCACGCCGCCCAACGGCCCGCGCAAGCCGCGCGCGCTGATCCTGGCGCCGACGCGTGAGCTGGCCATGCAGGTCTGCGACAGCCTGCGCGGCTTCTCGCGCCACCTGCGCCTGAGCATCACCGCCATCTACGGCGGCGCCGGCATGCAGCCGCAGATCGACCAGTTCCGCCGCGGCGTCGACGTCCTCGTCGCGTGCCCCGGCCGCCTGATCGACCACCTCGAGCGCGGCACCGTCAAGCTGGATGGCGTCGAGATCCTCGTGCTCGATGAAGCCGACCGCATGCTCGACATGGGCTTCCTGCCGGCCATCAAGCGCGTGCTGGGCAAGCTGCCGGCGCAGCGCCAGACGCTGCTGTTCTCGGCCACGTTCGAGGCGCAGATCAAGTCGCTGGCCCTGGAGTTCATGCGCGACCCGCGCCAGGTGCAGATCGCCTCGCAGAACGCCATCGCCGACACCATCGTGCACCGCGCCCATCCGGTGGATGCCTCGCGCAAGCGCGAGCTGCTGACCCAGATCCTGGCTTCGCGCCACACCGAACAGGTGCTGGTCTTCGGCAAGACCAAGCATGGCTGCAACCGCCTGGCCGAACAGCTGGAAGCCTCCGGCCTGCAGGCCGTGGCGATCCACGGCAACAAGAGCCAGGCGCAGCGCCAGAAGGCACTCTCGCAGTTCAAGGCGGGCAAGGCGCGGGTGCTGGTCGCGACCGACGTCGCCGCGCGCGGCCTGGACATCACCAACCTCCCGCTGGTCATCAACTACGACCTGCCGATGGTTGCCGAGGATTACGTGCACCGCATCGGCCGCACCGGCCGCAACGGCGCGCAGGGTGAAGCCCTGTCGCTGGTGTCGCCGGACGAAGCCGCGCTGCTGCGCCAGATCCAGCGCCTGCTGAAGGCCGAAGTGAAGCTGGACGTCGTCGCCGGTTTCGAGCCCAGCCGTCCGCTGCAGATCGAAACGGCGAAGATGCCGCCGCGTGGCGGCCAGCCCAGCCGCGGCCATCGTCCGCATGGCAAGCCGGCGCCCCGCCATGCCCACGCCGGTCCCAAGCAGCACCGGGGTGGCCAGAGCGCCAAGCCCGGCGCCCGCCGCGACCAGCGCGCCTGA
- a CDS encoding VOC family protein, whose translation MKINPYLTFDGTCEQAMRFYAEALRGELGMLMRFRDSPGCEELPPDLIMHARLNVGDEVLMASDNHPAFPYEGIKGCSISLNVDSPEEAQRVFDVLAGGGKVEMPLAETFWARSFGMLKDQFGVAWMINCAKPGF comes from the coding sequence ATGAAGATCAATCCCTACCTCACCTTCGACGGCACCTGCGAACAGGCCATGCGCTTCTACGCCGAAGCACTGCGCGGAGAGCTCGGCATGCTCATGCGCTTCCGCGATTCGCCCGGCTGCGAGGAGCTGCCGCCCGACCTCATCATGCACGCCCGCCTGAATGTCGGCGACGAAGTGCTGATGGCCTCCGACAACCATCCCGCCTTCCCCTACGAAGGCATCAAGGGCTGCTCGATCTCGCTCAACGTGGACAGCCCCGAAGAAGCCCAGCGCGTCTTCGACGTTTTGGCCGGCGGCGGAAAGGTGGAGATGCCCTTGGCCGAAACCTTCTGGGCGCGCAGCTTCGGCATGCTCAAGGACCAGTTTGGCGTGGCGTGGATGATCAACTGCGCCAAGCCGGGCTTCTGA
- a CDS encoding DUF1428 domain-containing protein, whose protein sequence is MSYVDGYVVPVPVKNVDAYKKMARKAGKIWLEHGALQVMECIGDDVKPGKLTSFPEAVKLKADEVVFFSWIVYKSRRDRDRINKKVMEDPRLADMMHPKKTPFDGKRMFWGGFKPAVQLQAE, encoded by the coding sequence ATGAGTTACGTCGATGGATATGTCGTGCCGGTGCCGGTGAAGAACGTGGACGCCTACAAGAAGATGGCCCGCAAGGCCGGCAAGATCTGGCTCGAGCACGGCGCCCTGCAGGTCATGGAATGCATCGGTGACGATGTGAAGCCGGGCAAGCTGACCTCGTTCCCCGAGGCCGTGAAGCTCAAGGCCGACGAGGTCGTGTTCTTTTCCTGGATCGTCTACAAGTCGCGCCGCGACCGGGACCGGATCAACAAGAAAGTCATGGAGGACCCGCGGCTGGCGGACATGATGCATCCGAAGAAGACCCCGTTCGACGGCAAGCGCATGTTCTGGGGCGGCTTCAAGCCTGCGGTCCAGCTGCAGGCCGAATAG
- a CDS encoding sulfurtransferase — protein MILNIAAYHFTPVDDPAALAAQLRSLAEAGELRGTVLVAPEGLNLFLAGAASAIGQFLDTLRADPRFADLQVKESHSQSLPFARLKVKVKREIIAFRREGASPLPGRAPAVSPHELARWIGQGHDDEGRRLVLLDTRNREEFAHGTFAGALTLPIDNFTDLPEALTPHRSALADAVVVSFCTGGIRCEKAAVWMHAQGMDNVLQLDGGILGYFEQVGGFGYDGHCFVFDERIALDPALRPLAES, from the coding sequence GTGATCCTCAATATCGCCGCCTACCACTTCACCCCCGTCGACGACCCCGCCGCACTGGCCGCGCAACTGCGCAGCCTGGCCGAGGCGGGCGAGCTGCGCGGCACCGTCCTGGTCGCGCCCGAAGGGCTCAACCTGTTCCTCGCCGGGGCGGCCAGCGCGATCGGGCAGTTCCTCGACACCCTGCGCGCCGATCCGCGCTTCGCCGATTTGCAGGTCAAGGAAAGCCACAGCCAGTCGCTGCCGTTCGCAAGGCTCAAGGTGAAGGTGAAGCGCGAGATCATCGCCTTCCGCCGCGAGGGGGCCTCGCCCTTGCCGGGCCGCGCGCCGGCCGTGTCGCCGCACGAACTGGCGCGCTGGATCGGGCAGGGCCACGACGACGAGGGCCGCCGTCTGGTGCTGCTGGACACGCGCAACCGCGAGGAGTTCGCCCACGGCACGTTCGCCGGTGCGCTCACGCTGCCGATCGACAACTTCACCGACCTGCCCGAAGCCCTCACCCCGCATCGCAGCGCGCTGGCCGACGCGGTGGTGGTGAGCTTCTGCACCGGCGGCATCCGCTGCGAGAAGGCCGCGGTGTGGATGCACGCGCAGGGCATGGACAACGTGCTGCAGCTCGACGGTGGAATCCTGGGCTACTTCGAGCAGGTCGGCGGCTTCGGCTACGACGGCCACTGCTTCGTCTTCGATGAGCGCATCGCGCTCGACCCGGCCCTGCGGCCGCTCGCGGAGTCATAG
- a CDS encoding GlxA family transcriptional regulator gives MRTGPAPLVIAILACPEAGASALYGMFDLLASAGQDGEPSVKGTPAAGPLRPRILSRDGEPTTMAHGVRLTPDGSFADFPDPDLVCIPELVVPQDLGRLGGLLGDEVDWLRRGYAQGATLAAAGSGAVLLAEAGLLDGQPATTHWTCCERMQKRYPRVRLQSQKALVVAGEGQRLVMSGGGATWMDMALLLIARLLDVDAAMRVARLNLIDWRGVGRQPFASSGHARQQDDALIGQVQAWIAQHYDVPRPVAAMAAHSGLPERSFERRFHKATGMTPLEYVHTLRLEQARQQLETSAWPIEAIAGGCGYGDAGYFSRLFARRMGLTPSQYRRRFGALQQVPAP, from the coding sequence GTGCGCACAGGCCCTGCCCCGCTCGTGATCGCCATCCTGGCCTGCCCCGAGGCAGGCGCATCCGCGCTGTACGGCATGTTCGACCTGCTGGCGAGCGCCGGGCAGGACGGCGAGCCCTCCGTCAAAGGCACGCCGGCTGCGGGCCCGCTGCGTCCGCGCATCCTCTCCCGCGATGGTGAACCGACCACGATGGCCCATGGCGTGCGGCTCACGCCGGACGGCAGCTTCGCCGACTTCCCGGACCCGGATCTGGTCTGCATCCCGGAACTGGTCGTACCGCAGGACCTGGGCCGGCTGGGCGGGTTGCTTGGAGACGAAGTGGACTGGCTGCGGCGCGGATACGCGCAGGGCGCCACCCTCGCCGCGGCCGGCTCCGGGGCCGTGCTGCTGGCCGAGGCCGGCCTGCTCGATGGCCAGCCTGCCACGACGCACTGGACCTGCTGCGAGCGGATGCAGAAGCGTTACCCGCGCGTGCGGCTGCAGTCGCAAAAGGCGCTGGTGGTCGCCGGCGAAGGACAGCGGCTGGTGATGTCGGGCGGCGGGGCGACATGGATGGACATGGCGTTGTTGCTGATCGCGCGGTTGCTCGACGTCGATGCGGCCATGCGGGTTGCGCGACTGAACCTTATCGATTGGCGCGGCGTGGGCCGGCAGCCCTTCGCCAGCTCGGGCCACGCGCGCCAGCAGGACGATGCGCTGATCGGCCAGGTGCAGGCCTGGATCGCGCAACACTACGACGTGCCCCGTCCGGTCGCGGCGATGGCGGCGCACAGCGGGCTGCCCGAGCGTTCGTTCGAGCGACGCTTCCACAAGGCCACCGGCATGACGCCGCTGGAATACGTGCACACGCTGCGCCTCGAGCAAGCCAGGCAGCAACTGGAAACGTCCGCCTGGCCGATCGAGGCCATCGCAGGCGGTTGCGGCTACGGGGATGCGGGCTATTTCAGCCGGCTGTTCGCCAGGCGCATGGGGCTGACGCCGTCCCAGTACCGGCGCCGCTTCGGCGCGCTGCAGCAGGTGCCGGCGCCCTGA
- a CDS encoding YciI family protein, which produces MRVMVLVKASPQSEAGVMPSQDMLARMGQFNEELVKAGVMLAGDGLHPTSRGARVRYSGSTRTVVDGPFSETKELVAGYWLWQVHSLDEAIQWLKRAPFEDGDEVEIRPVFEAEDFGAELTPELREQGERQRAQIAARS; this is translated from the coding sequence ATGCGCGTGATGGTGCTCGTCAAGGCAAGCCCCCAGTCCGAAGCCGGCGTCATGCCCTCGCAGGACATGCTGGCCCGCATGGGGCAGTTCAACGAAGAGCTGGTGAAGGCCGGGGTGATGCTGGCCGGCGACGGCCTGCACCCCACCTCCAGGGGCGCCCGGGTGCGCTACTCGGGCAGCACCCGCACCGTGGTGGATGGTCCTTTCAGCGAGACGAAGGAACTGGTGGCCGGCTACTGGCTCTGGCAGGTGCATTCGCTCGACGAGGCCATCCAGTGGCTCAAGCGTGCGCCGTTCGAGGACGGTGACGAGGTGGAGATCCGTCCGGTGTTCGAAGCCGAGGATTTCGGCGCGGAACTCACGCCCGAACTGCGCGAGCAGGGCGAGCGGCAGCGCGCGCAGATCGCCGCCCGCAGCTGA
- a CDS encoding GGDEF domain-containing protein, whose product MTQADASGTDAKRTPATPVHSAQAHYHLRGALDPRFAAAQLENAYRAFFLETDKRHAIIAIGVYALLKASFAVVDVLVQPPAGLSRILFFRFAFVAACAATMALMVRVRRSGQYDALVLGWVLLVVVSSFYTISHRPADHFGFLVTSPIQLLLVFAFFRNRLGLQMQAGLIMVAADCFALLELRVPMATPMLVQVALSYAIAFLVGVMVSRQLKLSRRRMYEALAREREFSQAMRDLAFRDDLTEVLNRRSFLQHADAAWETLAGGAGGCVLILDIDHFKALNDRHGHDAGDQALVGFARMIQAASREEDLFGRIGGEEFALLLPAMPLAEAQRFAESIMAGCRALQVRQVEPLSVSIGIAAIRAADGNLATTMLRADRALYRAKAAGRGRSSTAEEDEMAATG is encoded by the coding sequence ATGACGCAGGCCGATGCATCAGGCACGGACGCCAAACGCACACCAGCCACGCCGGTCCATTCGGCCCAGGCGCACTATCACCTGCGTGGCGCGCTCGATCCCCGCTTCGCCGCGGCGCAGCTGGAAAACGCCTACCGCGCCTTCTTCCTTGAAACCGACAAGCGCCACGCGATCATCGCCATCGGCGTGTATGCGCTGCTGAAAGCGTCATTCGCCGTGGTCGACGTGCTCGTCCAGCCACCGGCAGGCCTTTCGCGGATCCTGTTCTTCCGGTTCGCCTTCGTGGCCGCATGCGCGGCGACGATGGCCCTGATGGTCCGTGTGCGCCGGTCCGGCCAGTACGACGCGCTGGTGCTGGGGTGGGTGCTGCTGGTGGTGGTCAGTTCGTTCTATACGATCTCGCACCGCCCGGCCGACCATTTCGGTTTCCTGGTCACCTCGCCCATCCAGCTGCTGCTGGTGTTCGCCTTCTTCCGCAACCGCCTGGGCCTGCAGATGCAGGCCGGGTTGATCATGGTGGCGGCCGACTGCTTCGCCCTGCTGGAACTGCGGGTGCCGATGGCGACGCCGATGCTGGTACAGGTGGCTCTGAGCTACGCGATCGCTTTTCTCGTCGGCGTGATGGTGTCGCGCCAGCTCAAGCTCTCGCGGCGCAGGATGTACGAGGCGCTGGCCCGGGAACGCGAGTTCAGCCAGGCGATGCGCGACCTGGCCTTCCGCGACGACCTCACCGAGGTGCTCAACCGGCGCAGCTTCCTCCAGCACGCCGATGCCGCATGGGAAACGCTGGCGGGCGGAGCCGGTGGCTGCGTGCTCATCCTCGACATCGACCACTTCAAGGCCCTCAACGACCGGCACGGCCACGACGCGGGCGACCAGGCCCTGGTCGGATTCGCACGGATGATCCAGGCGGCCAGTCGGGAAGAAGACCTGTTCGGCCGCATCGGCGGCGAGGAATTCGCCTTGCTGCTGCCGGCAATGCCGCTGGCGGAGGCGCAGCGGTTCGCCGAATCGATCATGGCCGGATGCCGTGCCTTGCAGGTCCGCCAGGTCGAACCGCTGTCGGTCTCGATCGGCATCGCCGCGATCCGGGCGGCGGACGGGAACCTGGCCACCACGATGCTCCGCGCCGATCGCGCGCTCTACCGGGCCAAGGCCGCGGGGCGCGGACGCAGTTCCACGGCGGAGGAAGACGAGATGGCGGCCACGGGCTGA
- a CDS encoding class I SAM-dependent methyltransferase has translation MHEDRNPQAEQMGDESMARNLAHQAQAIWPQEAPLFDRYGLDGALRILDLGCGTGEITRRLAQRYPQAQLVGVDILEGNLALARRDSTAYAERIEYAQGDAFALAYSDASFDLVVCRHMSQAVPDFPLVLKEIRRVLRPAGWLHLLSEDYGMLHMPVIAREDGPFDPDAFWNRNAVAYLDSIGCDGRVGRHSPALLEAAGFTDIAMDFLTVDTLRVARPTFGGILRAWRDGYTGVLAQASQRPEAAVRRDFDSIIHAIETPPHYAVWHVPVVSGRRSA, from the coding sequence ATGCACGAGGACCGCAATCCGCAGGCCGAGCAGATGGGCGACGAGTCCATGGCCCGCAACCTGGCCCACCAGGCGCAGGCGATCTGGCCGCAGGAAGCGCCGCTGTTCGACCGCTACGGTCTCGACGGCGCGCTGCGCATCCTCGACCTGGGCTGCGGCACGGGCGAGATCACCCGCCGCCTGGCGCAGCGCTATCCGCAGGCGCAGCTGGTGGGCGTCGACATCCTCGAGGGCAATCTCGCGCTGGCGCGGCGCGACAGCACCGCGTACGCCGAGCGCATCGAGTACGCGCAGGGCGACGCCTTCGCGCTGGCGTATTCCGACGCGTCCTTCGACCTGGTCGTCTGCCGCCACATGTCGCAGGCGGTGCCGGATTTCCCGCTGGTGCTGAAGGAAATCCGCCGCGTGCTGCGGCCCGCGGGCTGGCTGCACCTGCTCTCGGAGGACTACGGCATGCTGCACATGCCGGTGATCGCGCGCGAGGACGGCCCGTTCGATCCCGACGCGTTCTGGAACCGCAACGCGGTTGCGTACCTGGATTCCATCGGCTGCGATGGCCGCGTCGGCCGGCATTCACCGGCCCTGCTGGAAGCGGCCGGTTTCACCGACATCGCCATGGACTTCCTGACCGTGGACACCCTGCGCGTCGCGCGCCCGACCTTCGGCGGCATCCTGCGTGCATGGCGGGACGGCTACACCGGCGTGCTGGCGCAGGCCTCACAGCGTCCTGAAGCCGCGGTGCGCCGCGATTTCGACAGCATCATCCACGCCATCGAAACGCCGCCGCACTACGCGGTGTGGCATGTGCCGGTGGTGTCGGGGCGGCGGTCGGCGTAG
- a CDS encoding zinc ribbon domain-containing protein YjdM, producing the protein MSTAPACPQCTLENTWQDGDQFVCGDCGHEWPVQAVAAYGQTVRDSNGNVLAAGDTVVVIKDLKVKGSSIVLKQGTVIRNIRLVEDDAEHIEGHSDKIKGLVLKTCFLRKA; encoded by the coding sequence ATGTCCACCGCACCCGCGTGTCCGCAATGCACCCTCGAAAACACCTGGCAGGATGGCGATCAGTTCGTCTGCGGTGATTGCGGCCACGAGTGGCCCGTCCAGGCCGTGGCGGCCTACGGCCAAACCGTGCGCGACAGCAACGGCAACGTGCTCGCCGCAGGCGACACCGTGGTGGTGATCAAGGACCTGAAAGTCAAAGGCTCCTCCATCGTGCTCAAACAGGGCACGGTGATCCGAAACATCCGGCTGGTCGAGGACGATGCCGAACACATCGAAGGCCATTCGGACAAGATCAAGGGGCTGGTCCTGAAGACCTGCTTCCTGCGCAAGGCCTGA